The sequence below is a genomic window from Sorangiineae bacterium MSr12523.
CCCCAGAAGAGCAGCGCGAATGCACCTGCCGCCAAACAACCCGCGGCGACGGCCTCGCGCGACATGAAAATGCGCTCGCGCCGTGCATATGCGCTTTCGGCCACGTTCATCGTCGTCCCTTTCGCTGAAAAGGACTTATAGGAGGAACGCGGCCATAACGCCGGCTAAATTGTCATTATGGTCCGCATTGCCGAAACTTATATGTGTGCCTTTTGCGACAGCTCGCCGAGGGGGAGAGGGAGAGAGTTCACATGAAGGCGGGAAGGCGGGAAGGTTTTTTGTTTGCCAATCGGCGCAGTGGGCGGAATTGAATTCTCTTCTTCGAACAACGGCGTATCAGCGCATGCCCTGTTGCACGAATTTCTGAACCTGCTCCACGTTGGCCTTGTCGATGAAGCCGGGGCCGGTCAATACCGGTTGGCCCCCGCCCACGGTGGTACCGTTCAATTTGTACAACTTGAGGAACGATACGGGCAGGTAGCCCTGTAGAAAGGGCTGCTGGTCGATGGCGAAGAAGATTTTGCCCGCCGAGATGCTCGAGAGAACGTTGGCGTCGATGTCGAAGGTGGCCAAGGTCACGGTGGGGCGATTGGCTCGTTCTGCGGCGTTGACGGCGGCGGTGGCCACGGCATTGTTGAGCGTCAGAACGCCATCGATGGTCGTATCGGCCTGCAGCTTGGCCGCGATGGTGGCGGTGGCCGCGGTCAGATCGCTGATGGACACTTGCAGATGCTCGAGCTTGCCCAAACTCTGTTTGGCCCCTGCACATCGTTCCTCGAGCCCGACATTGCCGGCTTCGTGAATGACGCAGATGACCCGCTTGAGGCCTTTTTTGGCCAGCCGCTCGCCGGCCGCCTGCCCGGCGATCTTTTCCATCTGCCCGATGTGCGTGAGTGCACCGTACTCGGCCGACTTTTCGACGCCCGAATCGATGGTGATGACCGGAATGCCCGCTTGCACGGCCGCCTGAATCGATGGTTTCAGCGCCTCTGGATTGGCCATGGAGACGATGAGCCCATCGACCTTTTGGCTCACCGCCACGTCGATGAGTTGTGCCTGCTTCTGCGGATTGCCCGAGCCCTGGTAAGTCACCTTGATGCCGAGATCTTTGCCGGCCTGCTCCTCGCCGGTTTTCACGACATCCCAATATTTGTCGCCCGCATTGGCATGCGACACCAAGGCAAACGTCAATTCCTTGGTCGGTTTCGCCGTCTCGCTGGTTGCCGCCGTGGCCGTTGCGGTCGCATTTCCTTTGTCCTTGTTGCAGCCGGCGAGCGCCATCGCGCCCATCGAGAATACCGCGAGGGCCGCGAGGGCCCTC
It includes:
- a CDS encoding sugar ABC transporter substrate-binding protein; amino-acid sequence: MRALAALAVFSMGAMALAGCNKDKGNATATATAATSETAKPTKELTFALVSHANAGDKYWDVVKTGEEQAGKDLGIKVTYQGSGNPQKQAQLIDVAVSQKVDGLIVSMANPEALKPSIQAAVQAGIPVITIDSGVEKSAEYGALTHIGQMEKIAGQAAGERLAKKGLKRVICVIHEAGNVGLEERCAGAKQSLGKLEHLQVSISDLTAATATIAAKLQADTTIDGVLTLNNAVATAAVNAAERANRPTVTLATFDIDANVLSSISAGKIFFAIDQQPFLQGYLPVSFLKLYKLNGTTVGGGQPVLTGPGFIDKANVEQVQKFVQQGMR